From a single Loxodonta africana isolate mLoxAfr1 chromosome 9, mLoxAfr1.hap2, whole genome shotgun sequence genomic region:
- the PLIN2 gene encoding perilipin-2 isoform X1 yields the protein MGSVAVDPQPSVVTRVANLPLVSSTYDLVFSAYISTKDQHPYLKSVCEIAEKGMKTITSVAVTSALPIIQKLEPQIAVANTYACKQLDRVEEKLPILNQPTHQVVANAKGAVTGAKDAVTTTVTGAKDSVASTITGVVDKTKGAVTGSVERTKSVVNGSINTVLGSRMMQLVNSGVENALTKSELLVDQYLPLTQEELEKEAKKVEGFDTVQKPSYYVRLGSLSTKLRSRAYQQALSRVKEAKQKSQETISQLHSTVNLIEFARKNVHGANQRIQDAQDKLYLSWVEWKRSIGHDDTDESHCAEHIESRTLAIARNLTQQLQTTCHTLLSNIQGIPQNIQDQANSLGVMAGDIYTVFLNVASFKEVSDGLLTSSKGQLQKMKASLDDVMDYLVNNTPLNWLVFDFTPIDLTSETDEIPDIIALEEDGSDHSHCNGSVLTGQNVA from the exons ATGGGATCTGTTGCAGTTGATCCACAACCG AGTGTGGTGACTAGGGTGGCCAACCTGCCTTTGGTGAGCTCCACTTACGACCTGGTCTTCTCCGCTTACATCAGTACAAAGGATCAGCATCCCTACTTGAAGTCTGTGTGTGAGATCGCAGAGAAGGGAATGAAGACCATCACCTCCGTGGCCGTGACGAGTGCTCTGCCCATCATCCAGAAGCTAGAGCCTCAAA TTGCGGTTGCTAATACCTATGCCTGTAAACAGCTAGACAGGGTTGAGGAGAAACTGCCTATTCTGAATCAACCAACACACCAG GTTGTTGCCAATGCCAAAGGTGCAGTGACTGGGGCGAAAGATGCTGTGACCACTACTGTGACTGGGGCCAAGGATTCCGTGGCCAGCACAATCACTGGAGTAGTGGACAAGACCAAAGGAGCGGTGACTGGCAGTGTGGAGAGAACCAAGTCTGTAGTCAATGGCAGCATTAACACAGTCTTGGGAAGTCGGATGATGCAACTGGTGAACAGTGGAGTAGAAAACGCACTCACCAAATCAGAGCTACTGGTAGACCAGTATCTCCCTCTCACCCAGGAAGAGCTAG AAAAAGAGGCAAAAAAGGTCGAAGGATTTGATACGGTTCAGAAGCCAAGTTACTATGTTCGATTGGGATCTCTGTCTACCAAGCTCCGTTCCCGTGCCTACCAGCAGGCTCTCAGCAGGGTTAAAGAAGCTAAGCAAAAAAGCCAAGAGACCATCTCTCAACTCCATTCTACTGTTAACCTG ATTGAATTTGCCAGGAAGAATGTGCATGGTGCCAACCAGAGAATTCAGGATGCTCAAGATAAGCTCTACCTCTCATGGGTGGAGTGGAAGAGAAGCATTGGCCATGACGACACTGATGAATCCCACTGTGCTGAG CACATTGAGTCACGTACCCTTGCTATTGCCCGCAACCTGACTCAGCAGCTCCAGACCACGTGCCACACCCTCCTGTCCAACATCCAAGGTATACCTCAGAACATTCAAGATCAAGCCAACAGCTTGGGGGTCATGGCAGGTGACATCTATACAGTGTTCCTCAATGTTGCCTCCTTTAAGGAAGTGTCCGATGGTCTTCTCACTTCTAGCAAGGGGCAGCTACAGAAAATGAAGGCATCTTTAGACGATGTTATGGATTATCTTGTTAACAACACACCACTCAACTGGCTG
- the PLIN2 gene encoding perilipin-2 isoform X2 produces MGSVAVDPQPSVVTRVANLPLVSSTYDLVFSAYISTKDQHPYLKSVCEIAEKGMKTITSVAVTSALPIIQKLEPQIAVANTYACKQLDRVEEKLPILNQPTHQVVANAKGAVTGAKDAVTTTVTGAKDSVASTITGVVDKTKGAVTGSVERTKSVVNGSINTVLGSRMMQLVNSGVENALTKSELLVDQYLPLTQEELEKEAKKVEGFDTVQKPSYYVRLGSLSTKLRSRAYQQALSRVKEAKQKSQETISQLHSTVNLIEFARKNVHGANQRIQDAQDKLYLSWVEWKRSIGHDDTDESHCAEHIESRTLAIARNLTQQLQTTCHTLLSNIQGIPQNIQDQANSLGVMAGDIYTVFLNVASFKEVSDGLLTSSKGQLQKMKASLDDVMDYLVNNTPLNWLVGPFYPQLTEPENAQAQGAGQNKAYQQAQEPEHKTH; encoded by the exons ATGGGATCTGTTGCAGTTGATCCACAACCG AGTGTGGTGACTAGGGTGGCCAACCTGCCTTTGGTGAGCTCCACTTACGACCTGGTCTTCTCCGCTTACATCAGTACAAAGGATCAGCATCCCTACTTGAAGTCTGTGTGTGAGATCGCAGAGAAGGGAATGAAGACCATCACCTCCGTGGCCGTGACGAGTGCTCTGCCCATCATCCAGAAGCTAGAGCCTCAAA TTGCGGTTGCTAATACCTATGCCTGTAAACAGCTAGACAGGGTTGAGGAGAAACTGCCTATTCTGAATCAACCAACACACCAG GTTGTTGCCAATGCCAAAGGTGCAGTGACTGGGGCGAAAGATGCTGTGACCACTACTGTGACTGGGGCCAAGGATTCCGTGGCCAGCACAATCACTGGAGTAGTGGACAAGACCAAAGGAGCGGTGACTGGCAGTGTGGAGAGAACCAAGTCTGTAGTCAATGGCAGCATTAACACAGTCTTGGGAAGTCGGATGATGCAACTGGTGAACAGTGGAGTAGAAAACGCACTCACCAAATCAGAGCTACTGGTAGACCAGTATCTCCCTCTCACCCAGGAAGAGCTAG AAAAAGAGGCAAAAAAGGTCGAAGGATTTGATACGGTTCAGAAGCCAAGTTACTATGTTCGATTGGGATCTCTGTCTACCAAGCTCCGTTCCCGTGCCTACCAGCAGGCTCTCAGCAGGGTTAAAGAAGCTAAGCAAAAAAGCCAAGAGACCATCTCTCAACTCCATTCTACTGTTAACCTG ATTGAATTTGCCAGGAAGAATGTGCATGGTGCCAACCAGAGAATTCAGGATGCTCAAGATAAGCTCTACCTCTCATGGGTGGAGTGGAAGAGAAGCATTGGCCATGACGACACTGATGAATCCCACTGTGCTGAG CACATTGAGTCACGTACCCTTGCTATTGCCCGCAACCTGACTCAGCAGCTCCAGACCACGTGCCACACCCTCCTGTCCAACATCCAAGGTATACCTCAGAACATTCAAGATCAAGCCAACAGCTTGGGGGTCATGGCAGGTGACATCTATACAGTGTTCCTCAATGTTGCCTCCTTTAAGGAAGTGTCCGATGGTCTTCTCACTTCTAGCAAGGGGCAGCTACAGAAAATGAAGGCATCTTTAGACGATGTTATGGATTATCTTGTTAACAACACACCACTCAACTGGCTGGTAGGTCCCTTTTATCCTCAGCTGACTGAGCCTGAGAATGCCCAGGCCCAAGGTGCAGGGCAGAACAAGGCCTACCAGCAGGCCCAGGAACCTGAGCACAAAACACATTAA